TTTATCGGCAATGCCCTCTTCATTCCTTATTTCCTGATAGGTGTGGGCATGCTGATCAATATCAATCTGCTGTTTCAGGGCAGTCATATTCTGTGGGTAGTATTCTGCATCGCCTTCTTCGGAACCCTGGGCAAAGCCATCGCAGCCTATATCGCCTGTCTGGGTTTCCGATTACCACTTTCTTCGGGTCACATGATGTTCGGACTCACTTCGGCTCATGCTGCAGGAAGTATCGCCATGGTGATGGTGGGTATGCATCTGCTCGTAGCACCGGGCACTTATCTCGTAAACGATGATATGCTCAATGGTGTGGTTATGATGATTCTGATTACCTGCATCATCTCATCCATCCTTACCGACCGGTCTTCGCAGAAGATTATCCTGAGAGACAAGGAACTGCCTGATGCGGAAGACGACAAGAAGGTGAGCGATGAGAAGATTCTGGTTCCGGTGAAATATCCTGAATATGCCGACAACCTGATGAATCTGGCGTTTCTGGTGAGAAACCAGAAACTGAACAGGGGACTCATCTGCCTGAATGTGGTATATGAAGACAAGGATATGCGATACAACCAGGAACAGGGAAGACGGATTCTGGAACATTGCAGTCAGCTGGCTGCAGCTACCGATGTGATGACGCAGACCCAGGTTCGTATTGCCGCCAACATCGCCAACGGCATCAAGCATGCCTTCAACGAGTTCCAATGTTCTGAGATTATCATCGGAATGCACATGCATCCTGAGGTTTCGCCGAAGTTCTGGGGAGAATTCCACCAGAGTCTCTTCAACGGATTGAGCCGACAGATTATCATGGCACGCATCAGACAGCCGTTGAATACATTGAGAAGAATACAGGTAGCCGTACCTTCGAGAGCAGAGTTTGAGCCGGGTTTCTACCGCTGGCTGGAACGACTAGCCCGACTTGCCGGCAACCTAGACTGCCGCATCCAGTTTCATGGCAGAGAAGAGAGTCTGGCGCTCATCAATGAATATATCAAGAACCGGCATCCGGAAGTGCGTGCCGATTATACCCAGATGATTCACTGGAACGAGTTGCCGCAGCTGGCTTCGCAGATATCTCCAGACCACCTGTTCGTGATAGTAACCGCCCGTAAGGGAACCGTATCTTACAAGACAGCACTGGAGCGTCTGCCGGAGGAAATCACGAAATACTTCTCAGGTACCAACCTGATGATTATCTTCCCCGACCAGCATGGTGATTCCTACGGTGACCAGCTTACCTTCGCTGAGCCTCAGCATCAGGAAGAGATCAGTGCTTACGAATCATTCCTGCAATGGTTTAAGAAGAAATGCAACTTTAAAAAAATGTAAAGACAGCTTCGTTTCTTAAAATATGTTTAAGAGAAACCGAAAACACCCTTCACCTTTAATAAATTGATCTACAGAATGTTAAATAAAAAGGTGAAGGGTGAAGGTTTGAAAACTCTATTTATATATGTACGCGTGGGTAAAGGAAAAAAGGGTAAAATCAAAAAGTACCCTAGGGTCAAAAATCGAAAAAGCCCTAAAAAGAATATAATATAAAGAT
This Segatella copri DSM 18205 DNA region includes the following protein-coding sequences:
- a CDS encoding cation:proton antiporter; translation: MFHIAQYFPITDPTLIFFVVLLIILFAPIIMGKLRIPHIIGMVLAGVLIGKYGLNILERDSSFELFGKVGLYYIMFLAALEMDMEGMKKNKSRLLIYGLLTCFIPFFLTYGMSIWLLHYSAKASFLLSCIMASNTLIAYPIVSRYGLQQKPSVTLSVGSSMISLLIALIMLAGLVASFSKHDGVLFWVFFTLKFAVYCGVMIMLIPRLTRWFLRRYSDAVMQFIFVLSMLFMSAALSQIVGIEGVFGAFFAGLILNRYIPHVSPLMNRLEFIGNALFIPYFLIGVGMLININLLFQGSHILWVVFCIAFFGTLGKAIAAYIACLGFRLPLSSGHMMFGLTSAHAAGSIAMVMVGMHLLVAPGTYLVNDDMLNGVVMMILITCIISSILTDRSSQKIILRDKELPDAEDDKKVSDEKILVPVKYPEYADNLMNLAFLVRNQKLNRGLICLNVVYEDKDMRYNQEQGRRILEHCSQLAAATDVMTQTQVRIAANIANGIKHAFNEFQCSEIIIGMHMHPEVSPKFWGEFHQSLFNGLSRQIIMARIRQPLNTLRRIQVAVPSRAEFEPGFYRWLERLARLAGNLDCRIQFHGREESLALINEYIKNRHPEVRADYTQMIHWNELPQLASQISPDHLFVIVTARKGTVSYKTALERLPEEITKYFSGTNLMIIFPDQHGDSYGDQLTFAEPQHQEEISAYESFLQWFKKKCNFKKM